aaaaataacaaaatttccctTCAAATCTTCGGACACACAAGGAAAATGCCATATTATAAAGCTAACATCTCTTCATAAGACAAAGCCCACACAGCGATTGCCTAACCCAATATTCTCTTCACAAACACACTCCCAAACACTAATTTCCAACTCCATTTGGCCCCTCTTACTCTTGTTCTCCTTAAAAAGTCCTTTTGCCTACACCTTCACTAACCCACCCTTCTCTTTCAACTCTTCTTCTTGGACTTTGCTGTGCATTACTGGATTCTGGATGTTTTACGACACCTCGGAATCAATTAATCGGCGAATGGCTTTTCCCTATATATACCCTGACATATAACCAGTCCTTCCTTCCATGTCAAACAAAGGGTATCTATCTCTTCGACCGAACGGTGATTCTACCATGGTTGGTTCTTCTTCGATCGCTCTTCTGCAAGAGAGGTTCAGAGAGCTCCAGAGAGTGAAGAAGgacagagaaaagaaagaacttCTTAGGCTGTATACTGGTTCTGAACTGGTTCGTCCATCCGTGCTTTATGATCAACATACCAAGCTGGGTTACCATCAACAAGAGGTGATGTTCCTTCCAAGTAAGCCGGCTCTTGTAGATTCCCTCTCCCTTGGGCTGAAACTACAGAGCAACCGTGCTGATTTTCAAGTCAGGAATGGCACAAGCTTGACTAACTCAAGACCAAGTGTTGTGAATTCGTCAAAAGAATTTTGTTTTGACAGTTCTGATGTTGATACAACTCTACACCTCTAAATATTTCTGATTTTTGGTTCTGAATGTAAACTTCTTTTGGATATAGGACTGAGAAAAGGGGTTAAAGTTTGTCTTGATGGTTGTTGTCCATATGCTGCTATGAATGAGTTCATGTTTCTTATCATCATCACTGTTATTGAACTGCTAGTAATCCCCATCGTTTTTCTTTCATAATCCAAGAATTCATCAGAGGACTAATTCCAGTTTCCCTTTTGGGGACTATTGACACAAAAATATAGCATACTTGTTATCCCAAAAGAAACCCCAACATGTCCTTCGAACGGACGCCAGGTCATAAGTCCGGAGAGATAACCAATTAAGCTATCGTTTCTTTATATCGTTACAGACGCAGGAAAAACTACTCAATGATGCGGGAACAAAGTTGAGTGTCTCTCCTCAAATTGACTTTTTGGCTCTTCATGTGTCATCAGAATGTTAACCTGAGACGTTTTGAGTATATTAATGATATATATCCTTATCAAACTTGTTCTGGTTGTAAGTTTTTTGTTGTTGCTTAGTGCATGGGGATGATTCTTAATTGGAAGTTTGTCTAGGGGTTTCTGCTTGCGTAATGCAGTTGGCCTACTATGTTGCTTGTGTTTCTAGCCAAACATAATATATTATCTACCACCAGAGAGAACGAAAGAAATGGACACCATTAATAATATCTAGCACAGTATTCAAACCAGGGTTGGCAAAAACTAATGAATGTTAAAGAATGCTGTAGCTTTGTGCCTTATTGTCTTTCCTGCATTGCTGCTAATGTCATTAGCTCTCTTATAGTCCTCTATTTGTCAACAATACAAGGAGGccgatcccaaacttttgggataaatacTCGGATGACGACGATGTCAACACTATGAGGAAAACTATTTCCCATAACCTACATGTTCTACTATTTGAGATAATGCAAAGAGAATCACAACAACTCTAGCATGGTATTCATGTTCTGCTCTCTAAAATCTGGATTGCAAATCCAGTCCCGATAGCAAAACCATACACAGTGATTGTTGGCGCACAAACAAGAGAAATTTCTCAAACTAATCACAATAattttcaataaagaaaaagaatcaaaatttatgatccagaaaagaaagagagaagtgcCCTTTAATTTGTTCATAATTTTGTGGaacatatcatcaacaagaGATGAGTATCGAATACAAATGAAAAGCTTATTGAGGGATGAGGCAGCTTTCGATCTAAGGAGACAGAATTTGGTGCTAAAGATTAAATTCAACATTCCTTTTTTCCCCAGTACAATGGAAAGCATCTAACCTGAAAGCAACCCTACAATACAGCAAAGCTACACATGATCCATACCTCAGGCAATATGCTGAGCTAAGGTAAGGATTTTGACATGCTTTTTCTTCCTAAGCTCATGTGGAACTGGCCCAAATACTCTGGTCCCAATTGGCTGGCCTTGCTTATCAACCAGCACCACAGCATTATCATCAAACTTCACCTCACTTCCATCGACACGGCCCTTCTGCATGGCAGCACGCACAACCACGCCATACACAACCTTTCCTTTCTTTACTTTTCCATTTGGCAGGGCTTCCTTTACAGATGCAACAATAGTGTCTCCCAATCGTGCACCTTTCCTCCCCTTCAAAGCTTGTATGCACATAACCTTTTTTGCTCCCGAGTTATCAACAACTTTGAGAACAGTTCTCATCTGAATGAAAGTTCTTTGTTGCTGTAAACATACATAGGAAATGTTCAAGAGCCACACAGAGAATGACAAAGTAAAGGAAATAAATAGACAAATTATCAATAAGATTTTGTTTCATATACTAAACTAAGGTATTTGTATACGACTTGCAACAGAGTGGGAAAAAAACAATGCCCCCATCTAAGAGCCATCAAAACAATAAAAGGTTTTCAAGTAGCATAAAGTTTCATCATCTCAATACATAAAAGACCAATGATCAGCAAAGTCTCCTGAGCGATTTCAATCCATCAACCCTCAATTTTCTCACTGAAAtcataacaaaattttgaaaataaaatccaaGCACTTGTGtaaaccaaaagaaaatgcTGTTTCAACAGTTCAATGTATTCTCAACTTACAACAGAAATGAATTAGTGAAACAACGAAAATTATGACCTGAAACAAGAAATTACTGCAAATCGTCTCACGATGAGTGCTCCATAAGTTAGATGAGTTGTTTCCGACACCACCAACCAATGATCGGCCCACTAGTTATATTTTCCAACAcatccaaacaaagaaaaaaacattcaaaaatcaaaaccatcaATTAAACGAAAATTCCAGTAGTATAAAGACGTGAAATAATAAACGAGAAAGAAGTACCTTTAGAACACTTTGATATGAATCTTGCTGCCATGACTCTGCTTATTTGCGAAACTGAGGGAAAATTTAGCTGCAGCGGAAACCCTAAAACAAGTCGGACAGGGAGAGTGAGGAAAGGAGAGGAGTATTTTGGGCCCAGCTCATCCTACCCAATAACGATTGAGCTTTCTAAACAAGTCCATTGGGATGGCCCAGCTAGAAATTGGGCTTTATCAAGTCCAACAAGTCGACAGAGAAGCCCGCAATGAGAAATGACAGGTCAGCAACAAAGACGCGTCGATCCGGTCAACCAAAAGACCACGACAGGCTAAACCGGTTATTGCAGCGTTGAAAATCGCAACACACAGCCGTCATCCGACATTTTTGTCCACTATTGCCTCTCTCGCGGCTGGAGTTTTGGCTCTTCGGCCTCCGTATCATTCCCGCTGAAAGGGCAAAATGGTCAAAATGTTCTTCTACTTTGTGTTGTGATATTGAACCCGTCGTCGCCCCTGCTCCTTCCGCCGTCTCTGTACCCCGATCGATTCAGCTCCGTTTTTGGGCTTCTGGTGAGTACTCTTCCGCCTATTCGATTTATGTCTAGTGCATATTTTGCTCTCTTTCTGTTCtgtttctgtttggttgctCAGAGAACGAAGAGGAATGTTGACTTTTAATTGTTGTTAACATTTTCTCCCATTTTTTCTTATC
This genomic stretch from Tripterygium wilfordii isolate XIE 37 chromosome 22, ASM1340144v1, whole genome shotgun sequence harbors:
- the LOC119991776 gene encoding 50S ribosomal protein HLP, mitochondrial-like produces the protein MAARFISKCSKVGRSLVGGVGNNSSNLWSTHRETICSNFLFQQQRTFIQMRTVLKVVDNSGAKKVMCIQALKGRKGARLGDTIVASVKEALPNGKVKKGKVVYGVVVRAAMQKGRVDGSEVKFDDNAVVLVDKQGQPIGTRVFGPVPHELRKKKHVKILTLAQHIA